Genomic DNA from Oncorhynchus clarkii lewisi isolate Uvic-CL-2024 chromosome 28, UVic_Ocla_1.0, whole genome shotgun sequence:
GCTAGATAATGCCCTAACTAAAGCCACATGAACTAATGATCCTAGCACAAGTTATGCTAAACATGTAACTAATGAGACACTCTTTAATTGTAACAATCTGGTTGGTATTCAATGTCCATCTTTATTTCACTTTAGTCATGCACACACTTCCAAACGTTAACAGATGTTTTCATTTATATTGAAAAGATGGACCCGAAGCAGAGCACAAGAAATGTATATAATACCAAAGGTAGTAAAAGCTAATTTTCCTTCAGTCTAGGTAAAGAAAAAacgtttaaaaaacatttttaaacagaaatatAAAAATAATCACTTTGAATGTTAGAGTTCAAAATAAGTCTGGTCCTCTTTTCAGTCATCAGTGAATCCAGTAAAACATTAAACAATGAAGACACGTGACAAAATTAATCCAGTATCCAGCTTGGAATGTTGAAAGcctgaaagttttttttttttccaaaatACTCTAACCCAAAGAAAACAACCTTGGCTCCAGTTCTGATTAtgcaaacaaaataaatatttcctcctaaacaaatatattttaattataTGATCAGTACTCAGCATACATAAAAAGTTAACAGAATGGGAGATGTGTGAACAAACCACTGTCTCATTAAAGACATTATTTTCTCATTCTCAACAGATACCACAAAACATCATCTTTTATATTACCAAGTAAAAGTACTGAATGGATACAAACAGTTAAACAAATTCACATTATTATTCGCATCAGTTAAGGAAATGTAAATAGTTTACATTAACAATATTACTTTTAGCCATATAAATACAAGGATGGGTAAATTCCAACTTTGGAACAACCATTTTTTGAactgaattattattataatatatatatatatattttttttaaatctacatTTCGATGAAAGTTTAAGAGCTTTCTTTTTCCGTCTCAACACAGATGATTTTTAATCCCATTTTAGATGAATTCTAGGCAATATTTGTATATGAAAATACTTGGCATAAATGCCATCCCTTTGAAATCTACCTACTTACATTAAGATAGGGAATTTTGTAAAGTGCCAAAGCCCCCTTGCCAGTTTCCCCTGTGAGGAAAAAAAGCTAATCACAGCTCAGACAAGCACTGGCTTTAGCAGTTGCACTTTAAAAACACATAAGTATAGCCATTttaacatatatacacacatatatatttatatatacacacacatatatatatatatatatatatatatatatatatatatatatatatatatatacacacacacacacacacacactaatatatAGTACATGTGAGATGTGTATATTGCTCCTAACCAGTAATTCATGAGGGTAACAGGGAACTATTGTCCAATACCAGAAGGAGATCACCCAAAAGGTGGAAAATCCTATGTAATGAATAACTGATAACGCCTTCATTGAGGTTTCTACTATCTTCAACAAGCACAACCCACTTTTAATAATCCGTCCCCTCTTCTTGGTACACCGGCACCGTGTCATCTTTGTATTCTTGGTAACCCTCGTCTTGGTAGTCGGCCCTGGCCCCGTTCTGCTCCTCCTCATTCTTGGGGCAGTACTTGGCGTCGTAGATCTGACGACCCAGGCCAAAGTTCTGCCCGCTCTGGTTGGCGCCAGCATTGGAGCCCATCTGCAGCGACATGGTGCTGTTGTCACAGTTGTCTGTGCCCAGCTTCTGGTCGTATATGGCGCGGCGGGTTCCTGGAGCTGTCATGCCAGCCTGAAGAGTAGAGGAAGGGAAAGTTGAATTAGTTAGCAGTGAATTAAAATATTTGTACTCATCTGAATAAACAAGAATCCATTAGAAATAGCCAAAGTCTACTGAAGCAGTTAGTTCCCCCATTGACAATATTGATACCTTGATTCAGTTTTAAGACATGGTGAGATGATGGAGTGAGAACTTTTATTTTACCTGACTGGCCCCCTTGTTGGTGCCCATTTGCAGACTGATGGTAGAGTTGTCCATGGGGGGCAGGATTTGAGCCTTGGGGTCGTAAAGGTGCCTCCTGGTGCCGTATGCATTCATGCCCGCCTGGCTGGCACACTTATTCGTCCCCATCTGCAGAATGAGACATATCGGTTATTAAAGGGAAAACGGCAAAGAATGAGTAGAAAACTACAATCCCCCCTGTACACCCAGCCCTAAATATCTTCCCACGACCATGCCCTCAGACCTGCAGTCCAATGACACAATGTCCGGCCTTCATCTTCTCCTCGTCGAATAGTCTCTCCTGTTTGTCTGCGTACTTCACCCCAATGTCCACTCGGGACTGGCAGCCCTTGGTCTTGGCCTGCAGGGGAAAGTGTACAGAAATCACAATACTGTTGGATGCGTCAAGATACTACTGGACACAATATTAGGGGCTTGTTGTATTCGGATCCCACGTCCTACACCATATGTTGATAAAGACGGGACACCATTATGTTCGCTTCAGGAACATCTTTATGAAGATAAAACCGTGTGGTACAGAGCATTACTGCAAGGTCAGCCATTTAATCTGTACAATATTAAACGATTCATGCAAGTGGAAATTACCGAAGCGTCGgctaaaataaaatacagaagtTGTTATTCTCATTAGGGGTGCAAGCTAAAAAATAATTAAGAAAAATAGAGTTTCAAAAGTTTTTAATAGTGAAAGTCTTACCGTGCCAGCGAGAGACAACAGGGTGCTCTGGACCTGGGTCATGTTCCCACTCTCAAAGAGGTCATTGGCCTCAAAGATATCATGGGGCTTCAGGCCGTACGTTTGGATGGATTTGATGAAGTTAGTGATGTTCTCCAGCTTGAAACAGAAAAGCGCATAAGAGGACAAGATGAGTAAAGAGCTTCTCAATAACTTTGGAACGTCATAGCCATAAAGTGGTTATCATGACTACATTTCTTAATTCTTTGCTAGACGGATATCTCTTGCACACAGAGTTCTCACTGTATtccacattataaactgggtggttcaaacactgaatgctgattggctgacagacgaggtatatcagaccgtattccAAGAGtatgacaaaacgtttatttttactgctctaattacattggtaatcagtttctaatagcaataaggcacctcgggggtttgtggtatatggccaatataccccagctaatggctgtatccaggTACTCTTGCGCTGCGTCctacataagaacagcccttagccgtggtatattggccaaacaCCAGCTCCCCCCGGACCTTATTCCTTCATTCTAACCCATGTCCTACTTCAGTACAGTCTCTGGTCCAGAGAAAGTTGCACCTCTAATAATAGTAATCTACCTCTGCTTTTATGTTAGTAAAAAAAACAGGCTTGGTCAGCACAACAGCTCAGATGTATTCTCTAACTGTAAAACCACCTGGCAAAGTACAGTACAAGTCTGTTGATGTACTGGCAAGTCTAATGTAGAGAGAACAATCCAAGCTGCTCACCTGATGCCAATTCATGGTGGACGAGTTGATCTTTTTCACAGAGCCAGGTTGAAGTTTGTTGATCAGtctagaggaggaagagagagcttGCTGACTTAGACTTCAGTACCTCATAGGCAACCGAAGGAATCAGAGGATAAAAATAGCCTGTAGAGGATAATCATTACTGTGTACAGTACAATAAAGCCGACAACTATGAGGACAGTCAGGACATTCATGGATTGTAATCATTTGGTTTATTATGCTGTAGCTAGCTGAATGTTTATGATTTGTGTTGTCTTCGGTTAACTGCACTGGCAGAACAATACAATGTGAATCAATAAAGCCTTATCTTACATATTATGGTTAGGGTGACATTACAAataggatgatgatgatgatggatgcTGGCCCCATTTATAAGCTTACTCGCACAGGATGACACCATTTTTCAGGCCTTTCTGGAAGTCCTCCCCAATAACACATCCCGTCACATCCTCGATCCAGACCCTTAGCTCATCCTCTCTCTGAGGGTCATACTTTCCGGCAatctggaagggggggggggggggggggggttaaacgtTCATTATAGGAAGCCTTTAAGTTTCACCGAAAGTCTTGGAAAAGGATGGCACAACCAAAACATGTGTAGGTAACATGTTGGTTACACTTTATTTTACATGACTGTTTCCACTGGTATTTATCTGCAATGCATACTTCAAAAATAATTACACACAATTGGTGGCCAGCGGTGCTTGTTTGGTCTGGGTTAACCAAAACTAATTGAATAACACATTGAATCAATGGCGGGAAAGATTTATATCCACTTGGCTACCAGTACATTGTGTTCCAATGGCCAATGGTAAACTGGAGGAATGGGATCCCTCACCCAGGACAGATACTATAATGCATGtacagtgtacaaaatattaagaaacATTGTTCTTTCTGTgacagattgaccaggtgaaagatatgatctcttattgatgtcgtCACTTGTTCAATTCagttcaaatcagtgtagatgaagggggaagagacaggatagagagggattgtgtatgtgtgccatttagacggtgaatgggcaagataaaatatttaagtgcctttgaacgggtatggtagtaggtgcaacaaattgtatcaagaactgcaacactgctgggtttaaTCGCGCTCAAGtctcccgtgtgtatcaagaatggtccaccacccaaagcacaTCCAAACAACGTGACACAAATGTggcaagcattggagtcaacatgggccagcatccctgtggaatgcatgcgacaccttgtagagtccaaggTGGATTATGGTAGCAGTGTGGGGACCTGAGTATTCTTTTGTACAACATAACTTGGAACATGATGGGTGAAGTTAGTCGTTTATGAAAGACAAAGGAGAAATTTGTATTATATTAGTCTTCTCCATTGacacaatatattttttaaaaaagaGCCAGATCTTGGGGCTTTTGcagagttttaaaaaatatatgtatccTATTACACTGCAAAAGTATAACAAGATTAGGCctacacaataaaataaaaatggacaGGAACAAAGGTTGCCCCAATTGTTTTTGCTTTTTACAGTACATGTGGGATAGAACAGTTATATTTGGCTTGAGGGGGGCGTAGGTTACATCCTGGTTGTGATATTGATGTTCTGGATGGAGGACACAGGCACTGTCTGTTAAAGTTAACTTTTGAATATGCATATGTTATGAATGAGAATATATTTCTATTTGGACTGTTTTGTGGAGTAATTTGTCTAAGCACGCATCGCGTCGGCGCAGAGCGCAAAACAATTGCCGTTCACCAAGGCCCCAATCCACCGCAGCGCAGGAGTTGCAATCACGATAGGACAGTGTGACCTCTGGATGGGTCATATCAAACTCAGGGACATGGATGAATGAAAGACATACAACTCTATAGAGTACTGACCAGTTTCACTATGTAAGCTAATGGGATCGCATATTTCAACTTGCCACATTGCCAATATCATGGGAAACGCACATGCTTTTTAAGCGCTTCCCAAAACTAAACCAACTTACAGATGTGTGTATTATCATTCTATCATATCAATGAACAATATTTTCCAGAAGTATATGCATAGCGCGGAGTTGGTAAAACTTGTGTAATTGTTGATAAGACCTGCGCTTTATTTAGGTCATTCCAAAAAGTCATTGCCCGTTCCATGTCAATACCTTTTCAAATCATAGCCTATGTAGCCTAAAATACCTAGGCATACATATTTTTtctataaataaaacaattattctATAATATACCTCACTATATCAGTATACCACAAGGCAAGTGATTAATTCGCACTTAACTCGACTCCGTGAACACTTACCTTGCTTTTGACTTCAGCAGAAAACCCATAGGCAGGACCTCTGTTAAATGATGAGCCAGACATGATTATAAAAGGAGTACTTTGTTTTTCGTATGGATACTTTTGTATCAgtttcctttcctttctcttccAGTTAACTCCAGAGTAAACTAAACACTTCCTTTTAAGAAATTATCTTGCAACCAATAAAAAAACGTTTATACGATTTTTTAGGCTCCACCTTTTCCTTTCTCTAGATTGTGATTGACATCAAAAAGTCCTTATATGGAAGGAAAGTCCCAAATTCCTAGATGGTGGGAGTATCCTATGGGCCCAGAATGCCAGCGGCGCAGTAATCGTTTAAGTCTTTTGTCGGGAAAAGTTTGAGGAACTACCAAAGTACAACGAGCTACTGAATGACGCAATGCTACTATTCTTGAGCCAAATTTCAGAGTGCAAAGGACCCCGtttgctcattcaagggtttttaccCTTTTTGGAATACTGAGAATGTTAATAGCGCTATGAGAACATGGTTAAAAATATCCACTCGAGCATCAAACAAGTAACGTAATATTTTAGTTCAGCCCACATAAGACAAATGATCATGACTCGATTTAACTGTTATAAACCACAGTCTACAATAACATCAAATACAGATGAAAAAAATAGTAACATCAATTCATTATCAAGTGTCCATTTGTATCACTTCAGTGACTGTGTGGTTGTCAATTCAATTAGGTTCAATAGTCTTTGTAATATTGTCTTGATGTTCCATGACATTACACTTAGTCTCAACTGAAAATGGCATACTGATCACATTTTGCTACTTACCAACAACTTTTTTCACACATGTACATACTGGGTCGCATTTTGTTTGCCTCCTGAGAGTACTTGGCACCTCTGGTTGCAACACAATCTCACGCTCAATTCATGCAAATATGTACAAAATGTATTACAGTAGGGCCTCCCAAgttgcacagcggtctaaggcactgcttattgtcacagtcataccctggatctagttttgtcctattgaataaatattgtggatctaaatgtttttttctcataatcctggactatcggatctgtcacaccctgatctgtttcacctgtcctcgttgttgtctccaccccctccaggtgtcgcttgttttcgccagtgtatttatccatgtgtttcctgtctctctgtgccagtttgtcttgtatgttccaagtcaaccagtggtttTTCCCTTGTTCTCATGCCTTTGCggttctcctttttctagtcctcctggttttgacccctacctgttctggactctgtacctgcctgccttgacctcctggactctgaactggttttgaccttttgcctttCCACAACCATTCTCTGCCTACTCCTTTTTGAATTATTAACATCTTAAACTTGTGTCATGATAGGACCACCATCTTATGTTTGCAATTGCGACAAATAAACTGCTCATACCCCAACCAAAGATCATCAAAAGCAGTGCTATAAATTCTAGGGCaaccaaagattcctagatgcccttccagactccctccacctacctaaggatgtcagagtacaaaaattgGTTAACCACCTAAGGATCTAAATGTAACCTTGCACAATACCGTAGATGCAGTCGCAACCctaaaaacaaaacacatttgtCACAAAAAATTGCTCCCTGGTATATAGAAAATACTCGAGCCCTGAAGCaggcttccagaaaattggaacggaaatggcgcggcaccaaactggaagtcttctgacttgTTTGGAAAGACAATACCGTGCAATATCGAGGagtcctcactgctgctcgattaacaaatttttccaacttaattgaggagaataagaacgtATCCAGAATGTATAttagctaactaaaaagcagcattcaacGAGAGGATAGCTTTCATgacagcagtgataaattcatgaacttcatGGTCATTAGAAAACAAATGACGGACTCCTCTTTGAGTCTGCATTTTTCTCCAAAGCTGTTttcctgagtctgcacagaactgccaggacctaAAATCAATAAAGATACTCAGGGTTTTTAATCcagtatctcttgacacattcatgaaaatagtcatggcctctaaaccgttaagctgcatactggaccctattccaactaaactactgaaagagctacttcctgtgcttgggcctcctatgttgaacataataaatcgATCCCCATccactggatgtgtaccaaactcactaaaagtggcagtaataaagcctatcttgaaaaagccaaactttCACCCGGGAAAATTTAAAAAAcgaatcggcctatatcgaatctcccattcctcaaaAAGAAAAATGTAAAAAGCTGTTGTATACGTAAtgtttcagtctggttttagaccccatcataggaCTGAGACTGCCaccgtgaaggtggtaaattaccttttaatggcgtcagaccaaggctctgcatctgtcctcgtgctcatagaccttagtgctgcttttgacaccatcgatcaccattcttttggagagattagaaaccctaattggtctacacggacaagttcttgcctggtttagatcttatctgtcggaatgatatcagtttgtctctgtggatggtatgttctctgacaaatcaattgtacgTTTAGGCGTTCCTAAAGGTTCCGTTTTAgtaccactattgttttcactatatattctacctcttggtgatgtcattcggaaacacaatgttaactttcactgctatgcggaatatttcaaggacagctttttcctaTCTTCGTAACATTCCAAAAATCTAAAACTTAAtcaaaaaattatgcagaaaaactaatccatgcttttgtcacttctagattagactactgcaatgctctgctctccggctacccggataaagcactaaatacatttcagttagtgataaacacggctgctagaatcctgactaaaACCCCAAAAtgtaatcatattactccagtgctagcctctctacattgGCTTCTTTTTAAGAATAGGGCTGATTTcaaagatggcgtagcagtcaggcgtctttgtcttcgtcttgtcgtgtctcgtgtgtgtaaatatatattttctttgcatgtattttgtaaaaaaaaattacccTCAACtccaacatactctcctgcaacccgcctcacccaatgtgatatggatctgctattttctttactttagaaccggaacccccaacagaagctagccagctaactagctagtagttAGCTAAACACTGcgagcggtcatcag
This window encodes:
- the LOC139386922 gene encoding calponin-2; this encodes MSGSSFNRGPAYGFSAEVKSKIAGKYDPQREDELRVWIEDVTGCVIGEDFQKGLKNGVILCELINKLQPGSVKKINSSTMNWHQLENITNFIKSIQTYGLKPHDIFEANDLFESGNMTQVQSTLLSLAGTAKTKGCQSRVDIGVKYADKQERLFDEEKMKAGHCVIGLQMGTNKCASQAGMNAYGTRRHLYDPKAQILPPMDNSTISLQMGTNKGASQAGMTAPGTRRAIYDQKLGTDNCDNSTMSLQMGSNAGANQSGQNFGLGRQIYDAKYCPKNEEEQNGARADYQDEGYQEYKDDTVPVYQEEGTDY